Proteins found in one Bacillus subtilis subsp. subtilis str. 168 genomic segment:
- the kdgA gene encoding 2-keto-3-deoxygluconate-6-phosphate aldolase (Evidence 2a: Function from experimental evidences in other organisms; PubMedId: 9846747, 10368143; Product type e: enzyme), translating into MESKVVENRLKEAKLIAVIRSKDKQEACQQIESLLDKGIRAVEVTYTTPGASDIIESFRNREDILIGAGTVISAQQAGEAAKAGAQFIVSPGFSADLAEHLSFVKTHYIPGVLTPSEIMEALTFGFTTLKLFPSGVFGIPFMKNLAGPFPQVTFIPTGGIHPSEVPDWLRAGAGAVGVGSQLGSCSKEDLQAVFQV; encoded by the coding sequence ATGGAGTCCAAAGTCGTTGAAAACCGTCTGAAAGAAGCAAAGCTGATTGCAGTCATTCGTTCAAAGGATAAGCAGGAGGCCTGTCAGCAGATTGAGAGTTTATTAGATAAAGGGATTCGTGCAGTTGAAGTGACGTATACGACCCCCGGGGCATCAGATATTATCGAATCCTTCCGTAATAGGGAAGATATTTTAATTGGCGCGGGTACGGTCATCAGCGCGCAGCAAGCTGGGGAAGCTGCTAAGGCTGGCGCGCAGTTTATTGTCAGTCCGGGTTTTTCAGCTGATCTTGCTGAACATCTATCTTTTGTAAAGACACATTATATCCCCGGCGTCTTGACTCCGAGCGAAATTATGGAAGCGCTGACATTCGGTTTTACGACATTAAAGCTGTTCCCAAGCGGTGTGTTTGGCATTCCGTTTATGAAAAATTTAGCGGGTCCTTTCCCGCAGGTGACCTTTATTCCGACAGGCGGGATACATCCGTCTGAAGTGCCTGATTGGCTTAGAGCCGGAGCTGGCGCCGTCGGAGTCGGCAGCCAGTTGGGCAGCTGTTCAAAAGAGGATTTGCAGGCTGTTTTCCAAGTGTAA
- the kdgK gene encoding 2-keto-3-deoxygluconate kinase (Evidence 2a: Function from experimental evidences in other organisms; PubMedId: 9846747, 10368143, 15039578; Product type e: enzyme): protein MKLDAVTFGESMAMFYANEYGGLHEVSTFSKGLAGAESNVACGLARLGFRMGWMSKVGNDQLGTFILQELKKEGVDVSRVIRSQDENPTGLLLKSKVKEGDPQVTYYRKNSAASTLTTAEYPRDYFQCAGHLHVTGIPPALSAEMKDFTYHVMNDMRNAGKTISFDPNVRPSLWPDQATMVHTINDLAGLADWFFPGIAEGELLTGEKTPEGIADYYLKKGASFVAIKLGKEGAYFKTGTSEGFLEGCRVDRVVDTVGAGDGFAVGVISGILDGLSYKDAVQRGNAIGALQVQAPGDMDGLPTREKLASFLSAQRTVHQKKGDY, encoded by the coding sequence ATGAAGCTTGATGCGGTGACATTCGGGGAATCAATGGCCATGTTTTATGCAAATGAGTATGGAGGCCTTCATGAAGTATCCACTTTTTCTAAAGGGCTTGCCGGAGCAGAAAGCAATGTCGCCTGCGGCCTTGCCAGACTCGGATTTCGAATGGGATGGATGAGCAAGGTCGGCAATGATCAGCTCGGAACGTTTATTTTACAAGAGCTTAAAAAAGAGGGAGTGGATGTGTCCCGCGTGATCCGCTCGCAGGACGAAAATCCCACCGGGCTGCTGCTGAAGTCAAAAGTGAAAGAAGGCGACCCGCAAGTTACCTACTATAGGAAAAACTCAGCTGCAAGCACATTAACTACAGCTGAATATCCGAGAGATTATTTTCAATGCGCAGGCCATTTGCATGTGACAGGTATTCCGCCTGCTTTATCAGCCGAGATGAAAGACTTCACGTATCATGTCATGAACGACATGAGAAACGCAGGGAAGACCATTTCATTCGACCCTAATGTAAGACCTTCGCTTTGGCCTGATCAAGCAACAATGGTACACACAATCAATGATCTGGCTGGGCTTGCAGACTGGTTTTTCCCGGGTATCGCAGAGGGAGAGCTATTGACCGGAGAAAAAACACCTGAAGGCATTGCCGACTATTATTTGAAAAAAGGTGCCAGCTTTGTTGCTATTAAACTTGGAAAAGAAGGCGCTTACTTTAAAACGGGGACAAGTGAAGGATTTCTAGAAGGCTGCCGGGTCGACCGGGTGGTTGATACGGTCGGCGCCGGAGACGGATTTGCAGTCGGTGTAATCAGCGGTATCCTAGACGGTTTGTCGTACAAGGATGCGGTGCAAAGGGGAAATGCGATTGGCGCTTTGCAAGTGCAGGCACCGGGGGATATGGACGGTTTGCCGACCAGGGAGAAATTAGCTTCTTTTTTATCTGCTCAAAGAACGGTTCACCAAAAGAAAGGGGATTATTAA
- the kdgR gene encoding transcriptional repressor of the Kdg operon (KdgR-galacturonate) (Evidence 1a: Function from experimental evidences in the studied strain; PubMedId: 9846747, 15223311, 17322190, 28040177; Product type r: regulator) — MKKKTTGHTTIKDVAECAGVSKSTVSRYINGKIDAISPEKVKNIKKAIAELNYRPSKMAQGLKIKKSKLIGFVVADITNPFSVAAFRGVEEVCDQYGYSIMVCNTDNSPEKEREMLLKLEAHSVEGLILNATGENKDVLRAFAEQQIPTILIDRKLPDLKLDTVTTDNRWITKEILQKVYSKGYTDVALFTEPISSISPRAERAAVYQEMASVQNVNGLVRLHEIDVKDKEQLKAELRSFHKEMPEQKKAILALNGLIMLKIISCMEELGLRIPQDIGIAGFDDTEWYKLIGPGITTIAQPSHDMGRTAMERVLKRIEGDKGAPQTIELEAKVIMRKSL, encoded by the coding sequence ATGAAAAAGAAAACAACAGGCCATACAACCATCAAAGACGTAGCTGAATGTGCAGGAGTTTCGAAATCGACAGTTTCCCGCTATATTAACGGAAAAATTGACGCGATTTCTCCTGAAAAAGTGAAAAACATTAAAAAGGCAATCGCAGAATTGAATTATCGGCCGAGTAAAATGGCACAAGGTTTGAAAATAAAAAAAAGCAAGTTAATCGGATTTGTTGTGGCTGACATTACAAATCCTTTTTCGGTCGCTGCTTTCAGGGGAGTCGAAGAGGTTTGTGATCAATATGGATACAGCATTATGGTGTGCAACACAGATAACAGTCCTGAAAAAGAGCGGGAAATGCTCTTAAAGCTAGAAGCCCATTCGGTTGAGGGCTTGATTTTAAACGCAACAGGGGAAAACAAGGATGTACTCCGCGCTTTTGCTGAACAGCAAATTCCAACAATCTTAATTGACCGGAAACTGCCGGATCTGAAACTGGATACCGTAACGACTGACAACAGATGGATCACAAAAGAGATTCTTCAGAAGGTGTACAGCAAAGGGTATACTGATGTCGCGCTGTTTACCGAACCGATTTCCTCTATCAGCCCTCGTGCAGAAAGAGCAGCTGTGTATCAGGAAATGGCTTCGGTTCAAAATGTGAACGGGCTTGTCAGATTGCATGAAATTGACGTAAAGGACAAGGAGCAGCTTAAGGCGGAGCTTCGTTCTTTTCACAAGGAAATGCCGGAGCAAAAAAAAGCGATTCTGGCTTTGAATGGCTTGATTATGCTGAAAATCATCAGCTGTATGGAAGAGCTTGGCCTGCGCATCCCTCAAGATATAGGGATTGCAGGATTCGATGATACGGAGTGGTACAAACTGATCGGTCCAGGCATTACAACGATCGCCCAGCCGTCACATGATATGGGCAGGACGGCGATGGAACGTGTATTAAAAAGGATTGAAGGTGACAAAGGAGCGCCTCAAACCATTGAATTAGAGGCAAAAGTCATCATGAGAAAGTCACTTTAA
- the kduI gene encoding 4-deoxy-L-threo-5-hexosulose-uronate ketol-isomerase, 5-keto-4-deoxyuronate isomerase (Evidence 2a: Function from experimental evidences in other organisms; PubMedId: 15528647, 23437267, 27227414; Product type e: enzyme): MENRYSVHPEQVKRFTTEELRSHFLMDSLFTENKLTMYYSHEDRVVIGGAAPGQSELKLDAGDFLKTDFFLERREIGIINVGQPGAVRVGDDEYVLQTKDFLYIGMGNQDVSFSSLNGEKAKFYFVSACAHKSYPTQKAALSELTPDRLGDDAASNVRSLYKVIHQDGIKSCQLMMGITMLDQNNNWNTMPAHVHDRRMEAYLYLDLEKDSKVFHFMGQPDETRHLVVGNEQAVLSPAWSIHSGAGTSNYSFVWAMAGENYTFTDMDLIPMDGLK, encoded by the coding sequence ATGGAAAATCGTTATTCTGTACATCCTGAACAAGTAAAACGCTTTACAACAGAGGAGCTTCGCAGTCATTTCTTAATGGATTCTTTATTTACAGAAAACAAACTTACGATGTATTACTCACATGAAGACCGGGTTGTCATCGGCGGAGCGGCTCCAGGGCAAAGTGAACTGAAGCTTGATGCAGGTGATTTTCTAAAAACAGACTTCTTTTTGGAACGGCGTGAAATCGGGATTATTAATGTCGGCCAGCCTGGTGCCGTTAGAGTCGGCGATGATGAATATGTGCTTCAAACAAAGGATTTTCTCTATATTGGAATGGGCAATCAGGATGTATCGTTTTCAAGCCTGAACGGGGAAAAAGCGAAGTTTTACTTCGTCTCCGCTTGCGCCCACAAAAGCTATCCGACACAAAAAGCCGCCCTATCTGAACTGACACCGGACCGCCTTGGTGATGATGCAGCGTCTAATGTCAGAAGTCTGTACAAAGTCATTCATCAGGATGGCATTAAAAGCTGTCAGCTGATGATGGGAATAACGATGTTAGATCAAAACAACAACTGGAATACCATGCCAGCACACGTTCATGACCGTCGGATGGAGGCTTATCTTTATCTGGATCTTGAAAAGGACTCAAAGGTATTTCATTTCATGGGCCAGCCGGACGAAACACGCCATCTTGTTGTTGGAAATGAGCAGGCTGTCCTTTCTCCCGCTTGGTCTATTCATTCTGGCGCAGGAACATCAAACTATAGCTTTGTGTGGGCGATGGCTGGAGAAAATTACACATTTACGGACATGGATCTCATTCCAATGGATGGGCTGAAATAA
- the kduD gene encoding 2-keto-3-deoxygluconate oxidoreductase (Evidence 2a: Function from experimental evidences in other organisms; PubMedId: 15528647, 24509771, 27028675; Product type e: enzyme): MGYLHDAFSLKGKTALVTGPGTGIGQGIAKALAGAGADIIGTSHTSSLSETQQLVEQEGRIFTSFTLDMSKPEAIKDSAAELFENRQIDILVNNAGIIHREKAEDFPEENWQHVLNVNLNSLFILTQLAGRHMLKRGHGKIINIASLLSFQGGILVPAYTASKHAVAGLTKSFANEWAASGIQVNAIAPGYISTANTKPIRDDEKRNEDILKRIPAGRWGQADDIGGTAVFLASRASDYVNGHILAVDGGWLSR; encoded by the coding sequence ATGGGTTATCTACATGACGCCTTTTCATTAAAAGGAAAAACAGCGCTGGTGACAGGCCCGGGAACAGGGATCGGTCAAGGAATAGCCAAAGCCCTAGCCGGGGCTGGCGCTGATATTATCGGCACATCACATACAAGCAGTCTGTCTGAAACACAGCAGCTTGTGGAACAGGAAGGCCGGATATTTACATCTTTTACATTGGACATGAGCAAGCCGGAAGCGATAAAGGATTCTGCAGCTGAGCTGTTTGAAAACAGGCAGATCGACATCCTTGTCAATAATGCCGGCATTATTCATCGGGAAAAAGCGGAAGATTTTCCAGAAGAGAACTGGCAGCACGTACTGAATGTCAATCTAAACAGCCTGTTTATTCTGACACAGCTTGCTGGCAGGCACATGCTGAAAAGAGGTCATGGAAAGATTATTAATATTGCCTCTCTCCTGTCTTTTCAAGGCGGCATCCTCGTTCCGGCTTACACCGCGAGCAAACACGCTGTTGCCGGTTTGACAAAATCATTTGCAAATGAGTGGGCAGCGTCAGGTATTCAGGTCAACGCAATCGCCCCAGGCTATATTTCTACTGCGAATACAAAGCCTATTCGGGATGACGAAAAGCGAAATGAGGACATTTTAAAGAGAATTCCTGCCGGCCGCTGGGGCCAAGCGGATGATATCGGGGGGACTGCAGTCTTTTTGGCATCACGTGCTTCAGATTATGTAAATGGACATATTTTAGCAGTTGATGGCGGCTGGCTATCCCGCTGA
- the ypvA gene encoding putative ATP-dependent helicase (Evidence 3: Putative function from multiple computational evidences; PubMedId: 8385320, 17114254; Product type e: enzyme), whose translation MTTSRLPFSLTKTKNFYEELNNWIGDVFYDILPEKGFDLRDEQVFMAFQLERAFKEKKVMFAEAGVGTGKTLVYLLFAISYARYVGKPAIIACADETLIEQLVKKEGDISKLAEHLDLKIDTRLSKSHEQYLCLKKLEKTMQRSDDDKWLDLYESLPSFVHESQAMQRFYPYGDRKQYANLSNEEWSDVSYDSFQDCLTCDMRHRCGLTLSRDYYRKSTDLIICSHDFYMEHVWTEESRKREGQLPLLPDHSAVVFDEGHLLEFAAQKALTYRVKQSTLELFLERLLQNDIREEFAELIEDALLANDEFFYVLSEESKEVAGSHRLEIKNDHRVKKAADELCRLLDKIGEALVFESEMYTIDQYELSVVEEYVEQMAYSLSLYQKDAISWLEKKEAESTFVVMPRTVAEVLGEKVFSKKIPYIFSSATLSEGGSFDYIADSLGIHDYLSLTVDSPYDYDEQMSINLYAKTDMDAEQKTAETIETIKRYKGRTLVLFPSFEELNEFKELSAAWELPYPIFFEGDEEISSLVEKFQEEEETVLCSVHLWEGLDIPGDALKNVTIWSLPFPPHDPVFTAKRNGAKKDPFEEVDLPYMLLRVRQGIGRLIRSNQDSGSIHIYAGGENERIIDEVKKVLPVEPHMM comes from the coding sequence GTGACAACATCACGTTTGCCTTTTTCTTTAACGAAAACAAAGAATTTTTATGAAGAATTGAACAATTGGATTGGTGACGTGTTTTACGATATCCTTCCCGAAAAAGGGTTTGATCTTCGGGACGAGCAAGTATTTATGGCTTTTCAGCTGGAGCGGGCGTTTAAAGAGAAAAAAGTCATGTTCGCCGAAGCTGGAGTGGGAACGGGGAAAACGCTGGTATATCTTCTTTTTGCAATCAGCTATGCAAGGTATGTCGGCAAACCTGCCATCATCGCTTGTGCGGATGAAACATTAATTGAACAGCTGGTGAAAAAAGAGGGCGATATTTCTAAGCTGGCTGAGCATCTTGATCTGAAAATTGATACAAGGCTGTCAAAATCACATGAGCAATATTTATGCTTGAAGAAGCTTGAAAAAACAATGCAGCGTTCTGATGATGATAAATGGCTGGATCTTTATGAGTCGTTACCGTCATTTGTCCACGAGTCCCAGGCGATGCAGCGCTTTTATCCGTATGGCGACCGTAAGCAGTACGCAAATCTATCGAATGAAGAGTGGTCTGACGTAAGCTACGACTCGTTTCAGGACTGTCTGACTTGTGATATGAGACACAGATGCGGTCTGACACTTTCCAGAGATTACTACCGCAAGTCAACGGACTTAATCATTTGTTCCCATGATTTTTATATGGAGCATGTGTGGACGGAAGAATCACGCAAACGAGAGGGCCAGCTGCCGCTCTTGCCTGATCATAGTGCAGTTGTATTTGATGAGGGGCACTTGTTAGAGTTTGCTGCGCAAAAAGCGCTAACCTATAGAGTGAAGCAGTCTACTCTTGAATTGTTTTTAGAACGATTGCTGCAAAATGACATCAGAGAAGAGTTTGCAGAATTGATTGAAGATGCGCTTCTCGCAAACGACGAATTTTTCTATGTTCTTTCTGAAGAATCAAAGGAAGTAGCCGGTTCACACCGTTTAGAAATAAAAAATGACCATCGTGTCAAAAAGGCGGCGGACGAGCTTTGCCGTTTACTTGATAAAATCGGTGAGGCACTTGTATTTGAGTCTGAAATGTATACGATTGATCAATACGAACTGTCAGTAGTGGAAGAATATGTTGAACAAATGGCGTATTCATTATCTCTATATCAAAAGGATGCGATCAGCTGGCTGGAGAAAAAGGAAGCAGAATCAACCTTTGTCGTGATGCCGAGAACGGTAGCAGAAGTACTTGGCGAAAAAGTGTTTTCTAAGAAAATTCCTTATATCTTTTCTTCTGCTACGCTGTCAGAAGGCGGTTCGTTTGATTATATTGCCGACAGTCTTGGGATTCATGATTATTTGTCATTAACTGTTGATTCCCCTTATGATTATGACGAGCAAATGAGTATTAATCTATACGCAAAAACAGATATGGACGCTGAACAAAAAACGGCTGAAACGATTGAAACAATCAAACGATACAAAGGAAGAACGCTGGTGCTTTTCCCTTCTTTTGAAGAATTAAACGAGTTTAAAGAGCTGTCGGCGGCATGGGAGCTGCCGTATCCAATTTTCTTCGAAGGTGATGAGGAAATCAGCAGCTTAGTAGAGAAATTCCAAGAGGAAGAAGAAACAGTACTTTGTTCAGTTCACTTATGGGAAGGACTCGACATTCCCGGTGACGCATTGAAGAATGTTACCATTTGGTCATTACCGTTCCCGCCACACGATCCTGTATTTACAGCGAAGCGCAACGGAGCGAAAAAAGATCCGTTCGAAGAAGTTGATCTGCCATATATGTTGTTACGTGTACGGCAGGGCATCGGGCGCCTGATTCGCTCGAATCAAGACAGCGGCTCGATTCACATTTACGCTGGCGGAGAAAATGAACGCATCATTGATGAGGTCAAAAAGGTCTTGCCTGTTGAACCGCACATGATGTAA
- the yptA gene encoding hypothetical protein (Evidence 5: Unknown function), which produces MLNSEHFNLIQRALDATANELKELGTDSSPSVISHAQTDLEKAVEHIYSTDHPFLSSHVINRK; this is translated from the coding sequence ATGCTGAACAGCGAACATTTTAATCTTATTCAAAGGGCGCTTGACGCAACAGCAAACGAGCTGAAGGAGCTCGGGACTGATTCGTCTCCGTCTGTGATTTCGCATGCGCAAACTGATTTAGAAAAAGCGGTAGAACATATTTATTCAACAGACCATCCTTTTTTATCGTCGCATGTGATCAATCGTAAGTAA
- the ypzG gene encoding hypothetical protein (Evidence 4: Unknown function but conserved in other organisms), giving the protein MSYRNRLDQHSELFHHNWTRPKRSKSQVNGHTEMSQTNIILRSNAKAHRW; this is encoded by the coding sequence ATGAGTTATAGAAACCGATTAGATCAGCATTCTGAACTGTTTCATCACAATTGGACGCGGCCTAAACGTTCAAAGTCTCAAGTAAACGGTCACACTGAAATGTCCCAAACCAACATTATATTGAGAAGCAACGCGAAAGCTCACCGTTGGTAA
- the rlmKB gene encoding m(7)G2069 methylase of 23S rRNA (Evidence 2a: Function from experimental evidences in other organisms; PubMedId: 22210896, 22362734; Product type e: enzyme), whose amino-acid sequence MKKYTLIATAPMGIEAVVAKEVRDLGYECKVDNGKVIFEGDALAICRANLWLRTADRIKVQVASFKAKTFDELFEKTKAINWRSFIPENGKFPVIGKSVKSTLASVPDCQRIVKKAIVEKLKLQSGKANDWIEETGAEYKVEISLLKDQALITLDSSGTGLHKRGYRVDQGGAPIKETLAAALVQLTNWTPDRPFVDPFCGSGTIAIEAALIGQNIAPGFNRDFVSEDWEWIGKDLWNKARLEVEEKANYDQPLTIFASDIDHRMVQIAKENAEEAGLGDLIQFKQMQVKDFTTNLEFGVIVGNPPYGERLGEKKAVEQMYKEMGQAFEPLDTWSVYMLTSNENFEEAYGRKATKKRKLFNGFIKTDYYQYWSKVRPQRKKTENA is encoded by the coding sequence ATGAAGAAGTATACACTAATTGCAACGGCGCCGATGGGCATTGAAGCTGTTGTCGCAAAGGAAGTACGAGATTTAGGATACGAATGCAAGGTTGATAACGGGAAAGTTATTTTTGAAGGTGATGCACTTGCCATCTGCCGTGCGAACCTTTGGCTTAGAACAGCCGACCGCATAAAGGTTCAGGTTGCTTCTTTTAAAGCGAAAACATTTGATGAACTGTTTGAAAAAACGAAAGCGATTAACTGGCGCTCATTTATACCTGAAAACGGGAAATTCCCTGTCATCGGAAAATCGGTAAAATCAACACTTGCAAGCGTTCCTGACTGTCAGCGGATCGTCAAAAAAGCAATTGTCGAAAAGCTCAAGCTGCAGTCCGGCAAAGCCAATGATTGGATTGAAGAAACAGGTGCTGAGTATAAAGTGGAAATATCTTTATTGAAAGATCAGGCTTTGATTACACTGGACTCATCAGGGACGGGCCTTCACAAACGAGGATACCGTGTCGATCAGGGCGGTGCGCCGATTAAAGAAACACTTGCTGCCGCTTTGGTGCAATTAACCAATTGGACGCCTGACCGCCCGTTTGTTGATCCTTTCTGCGGCTCCGGAACAATCGCGATAGAAGCGGCGCTAATCGGCCAAAACATCGCCCCGGGATTCAACCGCGATTTTGTATCAGAGGATTGGGAATGGATCGGTAAAGATCTGTGGAACAAAGCGCGGCTTGAAGTCGAAGAAAAGGCAAATTATGATCAGCCGCTTACAATTTTCGCTAGCGACATAGACCACCGCATGGTTCAAATCGCAAAAGAAAATGCAGAGGAAGCAGGATTGGGAGATCTAATCCAGTTCAAACAGATGCAGGTCAAAGACTTTACCACAAATCTGGAATTTGGCGTAATTGTCGGCAACCCGCCATATGGAGAGCGTCTCGGCGAGAAAAAAGCCGTTGAGCAGATGTACAAAGAAATGGGGCAGGCGTTCGAGCCGCTTGATACTTGGTCTGTGTATATGCTGACATCAAATGAAAACTTTGAGGAAGCATATGGCAGAAAAGCAACGAAGAAACGAAAACTCTTTAACGGGTTTATTAAAACGGATTATTATCAATACTGGTCAAAAGTAAGACCGCAGCGCAAGAAAACAGAAAACGCATAA
- the gpsB gene encoding cell division protein (Evidence 1a: Function from experimental evidences in the studied strain; PubMedId: 18363795, 18776011, 19429628, 25845974, 27257764; Product type cp: cell process): MLADKVKLSAKEILEKEFKTGVRGYKQEDVDKFLDMIIKDYETFHQEIEELQQENLQLKKQLEEASKKQPVQSNTTNFDILKRLSNLEKHVFGSKLYD, translated from the coding sequence ATGCTTGCTGATAAAGTAAAGCTTTCTGCGAAAGAAATTTTGGAAAAAGAATTTAAAACAGGCGTTAGAGGCTACAAGCAAGAAGACGTTGACAAATTTTTAGATATGATTATTAAGGATTATGAAACCTTCCATCAAGAAATTGAAGAACTGCAGCAGGAAAATCTGCAGCTGAAAAAACAGCTTGAAGAAGCCAGCAAAAAACAGCCTGTGCAATCTAACACAACAAACTTTGATATTTTAAAACGGCTGTCTAACTTAGAAAAACACGTTTTTGGCAGCAAGCTTTATGATTGA
- the ypsA gene encoding hypothetical protein (Evidence 4: Unknown function but conserved in other organisms) has translation MENVQLDGVNNAAQQMGPTGAPFFKAGEMMKVLAITGYKPFELGIFKQDDKALYYIKKAIKNRLIAFLDEGLEWILISGQLGVELWAAEAAYDLQEEYPDLKVAVITPFYEQEKNWKEPNKEQYEAVLAQADYEASLTHRPYESPLQFKQKNQFFIDKSDGLLLLYDPEKEGSPKYMLGTAEKRREQDGYPIYFITMDDLRVTVEEDSY, from the coding sequence ATGGAAAACGTGCAGCTTGATGGTGTAAACAATGCAGCACAACAAATGGGGCCCACGGGAGCCCCATTTTTTAAAGCAGGTGAAATGATGAAAGTATTGGCAATAACGGGCTATAAACCGTTTGAACTGGGGATATTTAAGCAGGATGACAAGGCGCTGTATTACATAAAAAAAGCCATTAAAAACCGGCTGATTGCTTTTTTGGATGAAGGATTAGAATGGATTTTAATTTCGGGCCAGCTTGGAGTTGAGCTGTGGGCGGCAGAAGCTGCATATGATTTGCAGGAGGAATACCCTGACTTAAAGGTAGCTGTCATCACACCATTTTACGAGCAGGAAAAGAACTGGAAAGAACCGAATAAAGAACAGTATGAAGCAGTTCTGGCTCAGGCAGACTATGAAGCAAGCCTGACTCACCGTCCTTATGAAAGCCCGCTTCAATTCAAACAAAAAAATCAGTTCTTCATTGATAAGTCCGACGGGCTTCTGCTTTTATATGACCCGGAAAAGGAAGGCTCCCCTAAGTATATGCTTGGGACAGCGGAAAAAAGGCGCGAACAGGATGGCTATCCCATCTACTTTATTACAATGGATGACTTGAGAGTGACAGTGGAGGAAGACAGCTACTAA
- the cotD gene encoding spore coat protein (inner) (Evidence 1a: Function from experimental evidences in the studied strain; PubMedId: 2821284, 10075739, 10400595, 1518043, 1691789, 19933362; Product type cp : cell process), which yields MHHCRPHMMAPIVHPTHCCEHHTFSKTIVPHIHPQHTTNVNHQHFQHVHYFPHTFSNVDPATHQHFQAGKPCCDY from the coding sequence ATGCATCACTGCAGACCGCATATGATGGCGCCAATTGTCCATCCTACTCATTGCTGTGAACACCATACGTTTTCGAAGACTATCGTGCCGCACATTCACCCACAGCATACAACAAACGTAAACCACCAGCATTTTCAGCACGTTCACTACTTTCCACACACTTTCTCAAATGTTGACCCGGCTACGCATCAGCATTTTCAAGCAGGAAAACCTTGCTGCGACTACTAG
- a CDS encoding hypothetical protein (Evidence 4: Unknown function but conserved in other organisms), giving the protein MTLVIFKGRVGMYKGVFYLFFVVVFLIAFVFSNFKDSLIAHF; this is encoded by the coding sequence ATGACGTTAGTTATTTTTAAAGGGAGAGTTGGTATGTATAAGGGTGTTTTTTACTTGTTCTTTGTTGTGGTATTTTTGATTGCTTTTGTGTTTTCAAACTTTAAAGACAGCTTAATTGCACACTTTTAA